The sequence below is a genomic window from Chthoniobacterales bacterium.
GGATAATCGGAACGAACCCCGGAGGGGTGACGGACGCGACCCGTAATAAGGGTCGAGTCGCCTACAATTGATTTGTGTTGGTCAGCTCCGCGCCCAAGAGTGCTTTCATGAGCGATCACGTTTACAAAAAGATTGAGCTCGTCGGTTCGTCACCGGCCAGCATCGAAGAAGCGGTGGCGAATGCCCTGAGCCGAGCCCAAAAAACCATTCGCAACATGCGCTGGTTTGAGGTCACCGAAATGCGCGGGCAAATCGAGGACGGCAAGGTCAATCATTGGCAGGTGACCGTTAAAGTCGGGTTCACCTTGGATAAATAAGATTGGGGGCAGGTGACAGGTGACGTGTGACTCGGCAGTGACGAGTTAGCCTGTCTTCATCACGTCACTAGTCACTCGTCACTCGTCACTATCCCTCGTCGCTCTGGGTAGCCTGGTAAAGCTTCGTGGCTCCGTAGGCCAGGATCGCCGGCTTAAAGGCAATCATCGCTAACCGCACAAATCCTCCGAGAATTCGGCCAATCGGCAACCGATTGAGGATGAATCCAGCCAGGACCGCGTAAGCGATCGATCGCGTGGGATTCTCCCGAACGTATTCTTCGGTCTGCCCGAGAATCTGCTCGAACTGATCCTTGGTGTAGCGGAGTCCGCGCTCGGCAACGTCTCCTGAGGTTGCTGAAAACTGTTCGTCCATGGTACTTAACTATCGAATTCCGCCGCGTTGTCGCGTGTTTTAATATCTCTCCTGCTCGTGATCATGATCACGAGTCGTGACGCACCGGACGCGTATAGGCGCCGCACGGCGGGATCGAGAGTTTGAGGCGCCGGAGGCGCGTCGGATTAGAGCCGGGAGTGAAGCGGAGCGAACTCCCGGAACACGTCGCAAAAACCTAAACCCCGGAGGGGTGACGGAATCGTGCGTTTTGGTTACGTCGCTGTTTCCGTCGGCCCTTGTCAGGGGCTGATCTGGGTTGGGGGAATCGCCACCCGGAGTTCCGCTTCGCTTCACTCCGGGCTTTATTTCCGACGCCCCGTTGGGGCTGGCCATATTCACCTCAGCGTCAACCAAACCGTAGCGGCGCCTGCATGCGCCGGAAAATCGGGCAGGGGAGGTTCGTGATGAAAATTTCCCGCGCGGCGGGTCGCTTTCAAGCAGAAGCGTCCCATCACTTCGAGCGCGCGCTCCCGGAGCGTCGAGCAATTGGTCGAAAGCAGGATCTTCGCGTTTCGTTCGGCAACCTCGAGGGCGGCCAGCAGCAGGCGTTCGAAATCCTGCTCCACCTGAAACGCCTTTCCCTTATGGGAGCGCGAGAAGGTCGGCGGATCGAGAATGATGACGTCGAACTTCTCGCCTTTTCGCGCCAAACGCGGCAGGACCGCCATGACGTCATCCGCCAGGAAGCGGTGGTCGTTCGTCGGCAGAGAATTCAGCGCGAAATTCTCCCGGCCGCGCGCGAGAGATTTCTTGGATAAATCGACGCTTATCGTTTTTGCCCCGACCGTCGCCGCCGCGACCGAGAACGAACAAGTGTAGGCAAAGCAATTGAGCAGCGAGCTCGGCGCCAGCTCCCGCACAAAGCGGCGGTTCTCCCGTTGATCGATAAAGAGGCCCACCGAATACCCCGCGCCGAAATCGATCGCGTAGCTCAGGGTTCTTTCCATGGCCGTGCTTTGGAGGTTCGCGCCCGGATCGCCCAGGATGAGGGTCGGCGCTTCCCGGTCCGCGTTTTTCTTCGGGAGAAACCGGGCAAAAACCCGGCGAAAACCAAAGTCGACGTTGAGCGCCCAGAGACAGAGTTCGGTCTTGAGCCGCTCGAGGGCCGCCTCGGTTTTGTACGAGATAAGGACATCGACGCCAAATCGTTCCACCCATCCATCGGGGTAGGTGCAAAGCCGGATCGCGTCGGTCTGCTGCGAGATGAAATCCCGGTGGAGATCAGGGTCGATCCATTCGGACATTTTCACGGTAAAGGAGCGGACAGAGACAATCTCAATACGTGATTCGCTTGTCAGGGCGCTTTTGCGTCCGTCTCTTGCCCGTCAGGCGCGGGAGGTTACAATGGCATCGCGCTTTGCCCTTTGGATCGCCTTAATCATGCAACAGGTCACCGTCCGCGTCCCGGCGAGCACATCCAACCTCGGACCCGGCTTCGACTGCCTGGGTATCGCCCTCCGCCTTTACAATAACGTGACCGTCTCGCGCGACGAGGGCGGGCCGCCTCAAGCGATCGTGGGGTCCGCCGCGAGTTCGTTTTTTAAGCGGGCCGGAACGAGGCCGTTCCCGTTCTCCTGTTCGATTGCCGGCGAAATCCCGCAGTCCCGGGGCTTGGGGAGCAGCGCGGCGGTTCGCATCGGAGTCCTCCTCGGCTTGAACGAGCTCGCGAATCGACCTCTCGAGCGTCGTGATCTTTTTGAGCTCTGCGCCGGGCTCGAAGGTCACCCCGACAACGCCGCGCCCGCCTGCTACGGAGGTTTCAATGTCGTGCGTCGCCTTGAACGCCAGATGTTTACCGTCTCTGCCCAGCTCCATTTCGTCCTCCTCGTCCCCAATTTCGAGATCGCCACGGCCGACGCCCGGCGCCTCCTGCCTGCGCGGATCGAACTTCTGCATGCCGTCGAGAATGCGCGCAACGCCTGCGCCATTACCGCCGCTTTCGCCTCCCGCGATTACCATTCACTTCGGGGCGCGTTCGCCGACCATCTCCACCAGCCGTTCCGAAAAACGCTGATCCCGTTCCTCGATGTTGTCATTGGCGCCGCAGAATCCGCCGGCGCGCTTGGCGCCTTTCTCAGCGGCTCCGGTTCCACCATCTGCGCCATCACCCTTCGTTCGCCTGAAAAAATCGCCCATGAGATGAAAGCCGCCGCCAATTCCCGCGGAGCCCAAACCATCCTCACCACCGCCGACAACCGCGGCGCCCGCGTCCTCAAAAATCGAAATTCGAAAATCGAAATTCGAAAATCTTCCAATGGGCCAGCGCGCTGAAAATCTCGAGCAGTTTGCCATCGACGTTATCCTGGAGCGTCGCCACGGCGTGCGGGCCGCGCTCCTCCGGGCGCTGCTTTACTTCCTCTCCTTTATTTATGAGCGGATCGTCCAGATGCGCCTGTTTCTTTATCGGCGGCGGATCCTGCGGGAACACACTCTCGGGTGCCTGGTCATCAGCATCGGGAACCTGACGGTGGGAGGGACCGGCAAGACTCCGATCGTCGAAAAATTTGCCCGTGCCCTGCGGGCCGGCGGGCGGCGGGTCGCAATCTTAAGCCGCGGTTACAAGAGTGTGCCGCGGCGCGCCCCGCGAAAATGGTGGCAGCGGTTGCGCCGAAGAGAGCCGTTGCCGCCGCGAATTGTTTCGGATGGAAAGGCGCTCCTGCTCGACTCGCTGACCGCGGGTGACGAGCCCTACATGCTGGCGAAAAATCTCAAGGATGTCGTCGTCCTGGTGGACAAGGATCGCGTGAAGAGCGGGCTGTTTGCTATCAAGGAACTCAAGGCGGACACGCTTCTTCTCGATGATGGCCTCCAATATCTCCACCTGAAACATCGCCTCGACATCGTCCTCATCGATCGCCAGGCGCCTTTTGGAAACGAGCATCTACTCCCGCGGGGCACGCTCCGGGAGCCGCCCCGCAATTTGCGGCGGGCGAGTTACATATTTATCACCAAGAGCACCGGCGAGCCTAACGACGAGTTGATCAAACGGATCCGGCGTTACAATCGCACCGCCGAAATCATCGAATGCGCCCACCAGCCGCTCCATCTCCAGGACGTCCTGACCGGCGAACAGATCCCGCTCGAGCGTCTCCGGAACACGTATATCGGGTCGATTTGCGGTATCGCCGCGCCCGAGAGCTTCGAAGAAGGGCTGCGCAAACTCGGGGCGCGCCTTGAACTTTCGAAGCGCTACACTGACCACCATCGTTACACCGATGCGGAGTTGAACAGCTTCATTAACCGCTGCGTCCGCCGCGATCTCGAAATGATCGTGACCACCGAGAAAGACGCGGTCCGTTTCCCGCGCCTCGGGAAGGTGGACGTGCCAATTTATTTTCTGCGCGTCGAGATCGAAATCCTGAGCGGCCACGAAAGCTGGGAGCATTGCGTCGCCCGGATCTGCCGGCCCCAGCCGATGCTCTCGCCCGAGCGCTTCTTCGCGTGAGGTAGCAACGGCGCTCTGTCGCCGTAAACACGCTGCAGCTAATCAACACCACTGGACGAAGACACGGTGCCGTCGCTACAATGAGATCATGGAAATCGCGGTCCAGAAACTCACCGCCCTCTTCTTCCTGGTCACCGGTCTTTCCCACATCCTGCAACCGCGCGTCTGGGTTCAATTCTTCATCATGCTCCGCGAGAAAGGGGAGGTCGGCAGTTTCCTGAACGCCTTTCTTCATTTTCCGCTGGGCGCCTTCATCGTGGCTTTTCACAACATCTGGCACGGACTCCCCGGCACCATCGTCACCCTCATCGGCTGGGGACTGACCATCAAAGGCACGATCTACTTCCTTTTCCCTCGCTGGGGCGTTCGCATGCTGGGGGTCGTTTCGATGGAGCGCTCCTGGCAGTTCGTGGTGGCCGGCATATTCAGTGTGGCCCTCGCCATCTGGATTTTGCTGGTCCATTGGTAACTAACCTTGGAGACGGCCTGCCCCCAGGCAGTTGAGCGGAGGCTTGAATCCACGGTCTCCCTCTCCGGCACGATGGCGTGCCGGCTCCACTACCTCCCCAACAAAGCGCGCGCGGAGTCGCTTCCACGCGATAGATTCAAGAAATGAGCGAAAAAGCAGAGCTGATCGTCGAGGGCAAAAAGCTTCCGGTCTCGAATCTAAACAAAGTCCTTTACCCGAAGGCCGGATTCACCAAGGGCCAGCTGATCGATTACTACATCCGCGTCGCTCCGTTCCTTCTCCCGCATTTGAAAGACCGGCCGCTCACCATGAAGCGCTACCCGAATGGCGTCGATCAGCCGTTCTTTTATGAAAAGAATTGCCCCTCGCATCGACCGAGCTGGGTGAAAACCGCGAAAGTCTGGAGCGAAGGCAACCAGCGCGACATGCATTATTGCCTCGCCCAGGATTTGCCGACCCTGGTGTGGGCGGCAAACCTGGCCGACATCGAATTGCACACTTCGCTCGCCCGCAAAAAAGATGTCGCCCGACCGACTATGATGGTGTTCGACCTCGATCCCGGCGCCCCTGCCGATATTGTCCAGTGCTGTCAGGTCGGGCTTTGGCTCCGCGAATTGCTGGCCGGGATGAAGCTGAAGAGCTGGGCCAAAACCTCCGGGTCGAAAGGGCTGCAAATTTACGTGCCGCTCAACACCGCCGTCACTTTCGACCAGACGAAAGAGCTTTCCCGCGCGCTCGCGGAACATCTGGAACGCGAACATCCCAAGTTGGTCGTCTCGAAAATGGCCAAGGCATTGCGGACCGGCAAAATTTTTGTCGACTGGAGCCAGAACGACGAACACAAGACGACCGTGAACGTGTATTCGATGCGGGCCAAGGAGCAGCCGACGGTTTCCACGCCGGTGAAATGGGAAGAGGTCGAGAATTGCTTGAAGAAAAAGAACGCGAAGCTGCTCGTTTTCCCGTTCGACAAGGTTTTGCAGCGCGTGGAGAAAATGGGCGACTTGTTTGAGCCGGTCGAGACGCTCAAGCAAAAGATGCCGAAGAAGGGGAAATTGTAGCCAAGGAGGGGCGCTTTCCAAACCGCCCTTTTTCTGCGTCGATTCTGTGGGCGATTTGGAAAGCGCCCCTCCTTGTAAATCATGATTGAAATCCTCGCGCTGGGAGCGGCGGTGTTTTACGGCTCCGCCGATTTCTTTGGCGGACTTACCGCGCGCCGCGCAAGCACTGTCGCCACCGTCTTCTGGTCGCAGTTTGCAGGCTTCGTCCTTCTTCTCCTGCTTTTGCCGTTTCTTCCGCCCACAATTGTTTCATCGCGCGACTGGATCTGGGGATTCGTCGCCGGTTTCACGGGCGGGATCGGCGTTGCCCTTCTGTATCGGGCGCTAGCGGTTGGCGCGATGGCCGTCATCGCTCCCACCACCGCGGTGATCGCCGCGATCATTCCAGTCCTCTTTGCCTTCGTGTTGGGCGAGCGGTTGCGACCGTTGACGCTTGTGGGCGTGGCACTCGCCCTGGTCGCGATTGGATTAGTGAGCAGGCCGGCGCCGCAGAAAGATTCTGAATCCCGGACACCAGGGAAGCTTTCGTTGCCGCCTGGATTCATTCTGGCCTTGCTGGCCGGTATCTCGGTAGGAATTTTTTTCCTCTCGCTCGCCCGGACGACGAGCGCCGCGGGAATGTGGCCGCTCATCGCGGCTCGAATTGCATCGATCGCTCTGTTTGGCGTCATCGCTCTTATCACGCGCCGGTCGCTTGGCATGAGCCGGTCCGCAATTTCGACCGCCGTAACCGGAGGCGCCCTCGATATGCTCGCCAATGCGCTCTACATGATTGCTGCCCGGATTGGGCCGTTGAGCATCGTCGTTACGCTCGCCTCTCTCTATCCGGCGAGCACCGTCATCCTCGCTCGTATGGTTCTCGGCGAACGTCTTAGCCTTATCCAGGGAATTGGTCTGGGCTGTGCGCTTGCCGCCGTCGCGCTGATTGTCGGAACATCCGGCTAACAGACCTATGGAACACCGCCTCAAGATCGAAAACATCCTGGCCGCGGCGGAAGCGATCGATCCGGTCTTCCGACGCACCCCGCAATATCACGCCGATTCCCTGTCGCGATTGCTCGGAACCAAAATCCTGGTCAAGGTCGAGACCGCCAATCCGATCCGATCGTTTAAAGGCCGCGGCGCTGAATTTCTGGCGTCGAAGATTCCGGCCAACACAAAACTGATCACAGCGAGTGCCGGCAATTTCGGACAGGCCATGGCTTACGCCTGCGCCCGGCGCGGGATCGAGCTCACCATTTACGCGAGCGTCAATGCCAACGCTCTCAAACTGGAACGGATGCGAGCGCTTGGGGCGACGGTGGTGCTCCACGGCGACGATTTCGATGCGGCTAAAATGGAGGCGAAGCGTCTCGCTGGCGCGGCCGGCGTCCGAATGGTCGAGGATGGCCTCGAACCCGAAACCGGCGAAGGGGCGGGCACCATCGGGATTGAGCTGGCGAAAGGAAGCGATGAAATCGACGCGGTCTTGCTGCCGCTGGGGAACGGTGCGCTGACCTGCGGAGTGGGCCGCTATTTGAAGCACGCTCGCCCGGAGATCCGCATTGTCGCCATCCAGGCTGCCGGGGCGCCCGCGATGCTCGAGTCCTGGAAGCAAAAGAGCGTTGTTACCTTCGATACGATGACGACCATCGCCGACGGGATCGGCGTCCGGATCCCGATTCCCGAATGCGTCCAGGACATGGAAGGAATTGTCGATGACGGCATTCTCGTGAAGGACGCCAGCCTGATCGAAGCGATGCGCCTGGCCCACCAGCATCTCGGCCTCGTGCTCGAACCTTCGGGCGCGGCAGGCCTCGCCGCGATCCTGGAAAACCGAGACCGCTTTGCCGGTCGAAATGTTGCGATCGTCCTTTGCGGCGGGAACCTCACCCCCGAGCAGATGAAGCTCTGGCTTTCCTGAGTCCGGCTAACCGCCGGTCCTGAATTGGTCGTCCTTGTTTTTGAACAGGATGTTGAACGTTGTGAGCGAGCCGTAGGAGCGAGTGATGTATTGCTGCATCTCGAACTTGTCGCCGTCGCTCAGCTTGTCGCTGGCATTCACCTTTTGCTCGAGGACGCGCAGATTGTTCCGGATCATCACGATCTTGTGAAAGAAAGTTTCGAGCGGCACTTCCTTCGGCTGCAACGAACTGTCGGCCGATTGCAGGACGAGCGTTCCGCGCTGCCACCGGTTCGCCAACCCTTCGACCACCACGTCCTTTTTTTCCAACCCCAGCGCTTCCACCACCGCGTGCGCGGTCTCGCGGATGAGGCCGCCGAGCGGTACTTGTAGCTCGCTCAGGGTCGCGGTCGGTTCGGCTGGCTCGAGATCGCTTGATTCGGGCGCCACCGTCCGCGGCGCGTCGTCGAAGGCGATTTCGGCCGTGTGTTCGGTGAGCGACCTGACAACGCCCACGCCATACTGCGGGTGGCGCACTTTCATTCCAATTCGGATAGATTCGATATTCATGCTTGGTGATTCACCCTGCTAACTCTCGACCGAAGCGCAAGTCCGCCCGTCGGACGAACTCGTCCTGCGGCGAGCTCGGCCCTCCAATTATCCGAGCGAAAGCTGTAATTGCTCCCGGGGCTTTCGGAACGCCGCGGTCGATAACCCGGGCCGGCCATTTATTCCTGCCCTGCGGCAACTCACCTCGAACATCGACCTGATCTGCTCCGCGAAAATTCCTTCACCTTTGGTGCGGAACCCCCAGCGCGGATCATTGATCTTCCCGCCCCGGATGTGGCGGATTCTCGAGAGGACCTTTTCTTTCTTGTCGGGAAAATGCTCGTCCAGCCAATGCTCGAAAAGCGGAGCAATAGCCCACGGCAGCCGGACAATGGTATATCCGGCGAATTGCGCGCCCGCTTTGGCGCAGGCCTCGACGATTCGCGGCACCTCGTGATCGGTGAGTCCGGGAATAATCGGAGCCACCATCACGCCGACTGGAATTCCGGCGCCGTGCAGCGCGGCGATGGCTTCGAGGCGCGCCGCTGGCGACGAAGTGCGCGGCTCCAGCACCCGCTGCACCTTCGGATCGAGCGAGGTGACCGAGACATTCACCGCCGAAGCGTTATCCCGCGCCAGGTCGCCGAGAAGATCGATGTCCCGGGTCACGAGCCGGTTCTTGGTAATAATCGCGACGGGGTTGCGAAATTTCACCAGCACTTCCAGGCAACTGCGGGTGATCCTCAGCTTGCGCTCGACCGGTTGGTAGGGGTCGGTCACGCCGCTCATCACCAGCGTTTGCGGCTCCCACTTCGGCGAGGACAATTCCGCCTCGAGCAATTTGGCCGCGTCGGTTTTCACCATGATTCTGCTCTCGAAATCCAACCCCGCGGAAAACCCGAGGTATTCGTGGGTCGGCCTCGCAAAGCAGTAGATGCAGCCATGTTCGCAACCGCGGTAGGGGTTGAGGCTTGTCTCGAACCCGACGTCGGGGCTGTCGTTCCGGGCGATAATCGTTTTCGTCAGGTCGCGAAAGAACTGAGTCTCGCGCCTTGGCTTTTCTTCCTCGGCGCTGGTCGGAGCGATCTGGACCACGTCTTCGTCGCCTAGGTCGACGTGCAGCTTTTCGAATCGATTCGCCGGATTCCAGGAAGCGCTTCGGCCGTGAATCGCCGGCAACGGTGGGGGCGCTTCCTCCACAATCGGGACGAATTTTTTCTTCTTCCGAGGCGCCGACATCACTCAAGTTCACATGAACATATAGAGCTGTCGAGTCAAAGTGAGGATCAATGGTGGATCGGCCGCTACGCGGGCGATTGGTGTAAGCTGCAATTCATCTATGGCTTGGCTCCCATCGAGCGGCGTAGCGCTCGATCCACCTTGCCCGCCGCAGAGCTGTCGAGTCAAAGTGAGGATCAATGGTGGATCGGCCGCTACGCGGGCGATTGGGTGTAAGCTTCAATTCATCTATGGCTTGGCTCCCATCGAGCGGCGTAGCGCTCGATCCACCTTGCCCGCCGCCAAGGCGATGGCACACTTCTCGCGACCGATCGGCGCTTCCAGGAGGGGTGGTCGAGTGGTTGATGGCTCCGGTCTTGAAAACCGGCAGGGCGCAAGCCCTCGTGGGTTCGAATCCCACCCCCTCCGCCACTTAATTTTCGAATTGGAAAGCCCGGCCTCGCTCGCTGCGCGAGCTGCGTTACGGCGAATTTCGATTTTCGATTTGAAGCGGCTTCCAGCGGACGACGCAGAACGCCGCGACGAGCCCGATCAAGGCGGCGGCCAGGACATCGGATAAGTGGTGCGCGGCGACGTACATCCGGGAGAAGGCAATTAAGAGGGGAATGAAGAGAAGTCCGGCTCCGATCCGCCAGCTGACAAACGCCAGCGTGGCGAAGAACGCCGTGGAAGCGGCGGTGTGCCCCGACGGAAAGGAATTGAAGCGGGGGATAAACCGCGGGCCGTTCCATTCGGCTTCCGTTTGCACGTTTGGCCGGGCGCGGCCCGTGGAAATTTTGACTACCCGCGCCGCGGCCCCGGCCAGCGCGCAGGCCAAAATCATCGCAGCAAATATACGCATCCATTTTTTGTTTCGGCGCCAATAAGCGAGCCCGAGGAGAACAACTCCCAGCGCCACATGCTCGGGCCAATCGCCGAACCGGCTCACCGCGCCCATAAAGTTCCTCAATCCGGCGTTTTGGTGCTGCGCCATCCAGGCCTGCACGCCGGCATCGAAATAAAAACTAATCATGAGCAGAACGGCCGAGCCGGCAAAGATCAGGAACCACCAGCGCATGGAGGCGATCGACCGAATTTCCCGTTTGTCTTTCACTCGTGCCTATCTTTCAGTTCGGCTCTGTCACCCGCAATCCGCAATTTCGTCCTGGTCTTTTTTGGCGCCCTGCTCCTGAACGTCGCCGGTAGCTGGGCCATCCCGCTGGTCGATCGGGACGAGCCCCGTTTCGCCGAGGCTTCGCGAGAGATGCGGGAGCGCCATGATTACGTCGTCCCGTATTTCAACGACAAATACCGCTTCGACAAGCCGCCCTTCATTTATTGGACGCAGGTGGTCAGCTACCGCCTTTTTGGCGAAAATGAATTCGGAGCCCGTTTGCCGTCCGCGGTCGCGGCCGCCCTGACCGCCCTCGTGCTTTTTGCCTGGGGCCGCCGCCTGGGAAGCGAGCGCCTCGGCTGGTGGGCGGCCATCATTTTCACTCTTTGCCTGCAAACCTTCATCCACGCCAAGGCGTCCGTGGCCGATATGTGGCTGGTCTTCTTCGTCACCGCCGCGCATTGGGCCGGCTTCGAATTGCTCGCGCCCTTGGCGACGCCTTCCATGGAGACGGCACGCCTTCGTGCCGTGGGGGAAACGCCCGTATCGGAAAACAACCCGCAGCTGAAATACTGGCGGTTCGCCTTCTACACCGCTCTCGGCCTGGCCTTTCTCGCCAAAGGCCCGCTGGGCTGGATTCCTCTCCTCACGGTCGCGGCTTCGCGATTTTTCGTTCGCGACCTCTCGTTCTATCGCCGGTTCTGGTTCGTAACCGGGATTCTCGGCATGCTCGCGATCGTGTGCGCCTGGGGAATTCCCGCTGTGGTTCGCACCCATGGCGACTACTTTCGCGTCGGCATCGGCCGCCACGTCGTCGAGCGCAGCTTCAACGTCATCGAAGGTCACGGCGCCAATTCCTGGAACACCTACCTCGCCGCGCTGCCTTTCTATTTCATCACCGTCTTTATCAGTTTTTTTCCGTGGTCCATCAAGCTCCCGGCGTTGGTCAAACATCTCTGGCGAAAGCGCGACGCGATCGACAATTACCTTCTCTCCGGCACCCTGCTCTATTTTGTCATCATGAGCCTGGTGAAAACGAAACTTCCGCACTACACGCTCCCGGCGTTTCCGCTCCTCTCGCTTTTGCTGGCGCGCTATCTCTTCAATTTGCCGGGTTCGGAGCGGTTCGTCGTCCGGACTGCGAAGATTGCGGCTGTCGCTTCCCTGGCGGTGTCGTTTGTCGTGTTCCCGATGCTGGCGCCCACCTTTCCTTCCGCGCAGCTCTACAAGTTGTCCCGCAACGATCTTCTCCCGGAGATGGAATTTGCGAATGTCGATTACGCGGAGCCCAGCGTCGTCTGGTATTTCCGCAGCCGCGCCCATGGATTTTTCCGGGGCCTCAATCCGGACATGGTGGAAAGATTTATGAATAATCCAGGGCCGCGATTCGTGATCGTCCCCACGCCCCTGGCCACCGCGCTCTCCGCCAAGATCAAGCCGGACTGGAAAACCTATCGGGCGCAAGGTTTCACCATCGTGAAAGGACGGCCGACCGATCTCACTCTGATCTTAAAACAGTCGCAGTGAACCGCGGCCGCACCCGCGTCCGCAAAGCGGCCGCGGAAATCCCAAATCCCAGGATCCAAATCCCAAGGAACTTTAAATTCCAATAACCAAAAACGTCGCGGCGCACTCTTGAGCAGTTTCCGCTTTGGTATTTTGAATAGTTGAAGATTATTTGGGATTTGGGATTTGGTTCTTGGGATTTCTAGCACAGCTGGCTAGGGATTGCGCGGATGATCACTTTTCTCAACGGCACGCTCACGACGGCATTACCAACGCAGGCGATCGTGGACGTCCGCGGCGTCGGCTACGAGGTTTTCATCCCGCTTTCCAGCTACGACAAACTCCCCGCGCCCGGCCAGCCGGTCCAAATCCTCACCCATCTCCATGTCCGCGAAGACGCGCACATTCTCTACGGCTTCATGACCGCGGCCGAACGCGATCTCTTTCGGCTCCTGGTCAACAACGTCAGCGGAATCGGCCCGAAGCTGGCGCTCGCGGTCCTGAGCGGAATGAGCGTGAGCAATTTCAAGAGCGCGGTGGTGAATGCTGATATTGCCTCGCTCTCGAAAATCAGCGGGCTCGGCAAAAAAACGGCGGAGCGCATTGTCCTGGAATTGAAAGACAAGCTGGGCGTGGTGGCGGCCTGGGAAGCGGCCAGCGCTCAGCACGCCCCGACCCCCGAGCAAACCCAGGCGAACGAAGCCGTCCTCGCGCTCATCGCGCTCGGGTACAAACAGGTCGATGCCCATAAAACCGTGCGCGATTTGCAGGAGCGCGAACCTGGAGCCAAATCGGCGGAAGATTTGGTAAAGTCCGCGCTGAAGAAGATGGCGGCTGGGAGATGAAGAAGGCGCCGGCGGCGAAACGTTCAACGTCCAACGCTCAACATCCAACGTTCAACTAGAGGCGCCGGTCTAATTACGGTTTTCTGAAGTTCAATGTTGGACGTTGGACGTTGGACGTTGGACGTTTGCTTCCTGTGACGCTCGACCTTGCCTCAATTCGCTCTTCCTTCCCCAAGGAGGGCCTCTTCGCCGAGAAGGATTTCCATCTTTCCCCCGATCCTTTCCCGAT
It includes:
- a CDS encoding phosphatase PAP2 family protein, which produces MKDKREIRSIASMRWWFLIFAGSAVLLMISFYFDAGVQAWMAQHQNAGLRNFMGAVSRFGDWPEHVALGVVLLGLAYWRRNKKWMRIFAAMILACALAGAAARVVKISTGRARPNVQTEAEWNGPRFIPRFNSFPSGHTAASTAFFATLAFVSWRIGAGLLFIPLLIAFSRMYVAAHHLSDVLAAALIGLVAAFCVVRWKPLQIENRNSP
- a CDS encoding glycosyltransferase family 39 protein, translated to MVDRDEPRFAEASREMRERHDYVVPYFNDKYRFDKPPFIYWTQVVSYRLFGENEFGARLPSAVAAALTALVLFAWGRRLGSERLGWWAAIIFTLCLQTFIHAKASVADMWLVFFVTAAHWAGFELLAPLATPSMETARLRAVGETPVSENNPQLKYWRFAFYTALGLAFLAKGPLGWIPLLTVAASRFFVRDLSFYRRFWFVTGILGMLAIVCAWGIPAVVRTHGDYFRVGIGRHVVERSFNVIEGHGANSWNTYLAALPFYFITVFISFFPWSIKLPALVKHLWRKRDAIDNYLLSGTLLYFVIMSLVKTKLPHYTLPAFPLLSLLLARYLFNLPGSERFVVRTAKIAAVASLAVSFVVFPMLAPTFPSAQLYKLSRNDLLPEMEFANVDYAEPSVVWYFRSRAHGFFRGLNPDMVERFMNNPGPRFVIVPTPLATALSAKIKPDWKTYRAQGFTIVKGRPTDLTLILKQSQ
- the ruvA gene encoding Holliday junction branch migration protein RuvA; translated protein: MITFLNGTLTTALPTQAIVDVRGVGYEVFIPLSSYDKLPAPGQPVQILTHLHVREDAHILYGFMTAAERDLFRLLVNNVSGIGPKLALAVLSGMSVSNFKSAVVNADIASLSKISGLGKKTAERIVLELKDKLGVVAAWEAASAQHAPTPEQTQANEAVLALIALGYKQVDAHKTVRDLQEREPGAKSAEDLVKSALKKMAAGR